The sequence GCAAAGGAGCGTGCAGTTTTCAAACTCTAATATGTGTTTTAACTTGTATGAAAGAGATTCTCTCTTGTCATCGCTATCTGGCTTAAATGCCATGCCAAGAATACCTACAACCTTGTTCTCAAGGGATATTCTTTGTTTTAGTTGCTCTACAAGAAAGTAAGGAAGTCCTTCGTTTACGAGCATAGCTGCATGTCCTAAGAAGAAATTGTTCTTGCTAAAGGCAGCAAGCTGCATGGTATCCTTAAAAAGACATGGCCCTGCAGTAAAGCCTGCTCTAGGAAGGTCCTTTGCTCTCGGGTAGTTATACACAATAGCATCATATATCTTGTAGAAGTCAAGGTTATTTTGCGTGGCAATTTGGTAGAACTGATTTGCAATGGAGAACTTTATATACCTATAGACGTTTGTAAAGAGCTTTGCCAATTCTGCTTCCATAAAGGAGAGCCTTATTACTTCAGACGTAATAATCTTGAACAGTTTTTCAGCTTCAGAAAAGGATGAGTCGTCTTCAGAAGAAATTATCTGTGGAAGAGTAGAAATCTCCTTTATAGCATAGCCCTGAGCAATCCTTTCTGGACAAAAGGATACTCTTGTCTTCAGATTGCTCTTTCTAAGGTAGTCAATTATCCTCTCAGTAGTGCCAGGATATACAGTGCTTCTTAAGATTATGTGCTGATTATCTGAAAAGAGATTTATAAATCTTGAGAAAAAGTCTCTAAATAAGACAAAGTTAGGTGATAGGTGTTCATCTACTGGAGTTCCTATTACTATGACAATGAACTTTGAATCCTTAATTACATCTCTATCGTCAGTAACGAAAAGGGTTTTGTCAAGAGTAGTTTTTAATATCTCTTCTGCGCCTTGTTCCATAAAGGGCATTACTTTGTTTTTTACTAAATTTATTGCATCCTTATTTATGTCATACAAGATTGTTTTTATATTTTTGTTTGCAAAGGATAGGCCTAAGGGTAGACCTACATGTCCTAAGCCGCCTATTACACATACGTCATACTTAAAGCTCAATTTAACCTCCAATTATTTAGATTAATTATTAAGATTAATTATTTAAAACAGATTTATCTTTTAAAAATTGCCCTGTCATACACTACATAATTTAACAGTGAAGCTATTCCTATTCCAATTGCAACGTTTAATATATAGTTTAATTTGAAAAAGTAATCAAAGAAGGCAAAAGAAACAGTTCTGATGACAATTGCAAGCGTGTTGGAAGAATAGAAAAGAATTAGTTGTTTTAAAAGCTTGTATCCTTTTTCAAAAACGCAGTCTCTCCATGTCCAGGCCCTGTGTAAAAAGAATGCAAACAATATGCTCAAGATGAGGGCAATAAAGTTAGAAATATTTTTTAAAAGAGTAGAGTTCATTCTGAAAAGATCTATGAAGACATATATTAGAAGAAAGTTAAAGGCAGCAGAAATTAAACCTATCAGGATAAACCTAATTACCCTTTCTTTATGCGTGAGAAAAACTTTATCAGCATTCAATTCTAAATCTTTAATATGAACCTCCAATTGGTTGTGATCACAAATTAAAAAAACAATTCATAATTATTCTACATTACTTTTCAATATTTAATTCTATTGGCTTAGATTCATAATAACCAGTTTCATCATAACTTATTATTCTTAAGGTTAAAATGTGTTTCCCATAACTTAATTCGTTCAAAGGTATTGAACCACTAAATCCGGAATATTCATAATTTAAATTATTAAAAGCCTTACTTACATCAGGTCTTTGGACTCCACTTCCTAACGGATAAAAATATTTATTATCTATTACTGCAATAACACCTCTATCAGCATTTTTTGCAACGCTGTCTACTGCCCAGCCAGACATTTGGATAATGTCATTTTTATCATTTTTTGTTAGATTTATATCAGTTGGAGGTGTAGGATTTTGTGATAAGTTATATAAAGGCTTTGTATTATTTAATGTGATTGATTCTATTGTGTAAGAGGTTGGTTGATTTAATAAATGAGTGTTTTGAGTCAAAAAGCTAATATCTTTAAAT comes from Thermodesulfobium acidiphilum and encodes:
- a CDS encoding GtrA family protein; the encoded protein is MEVHIKDLELNADKVFLTHKERVIRFILIGLISAAFNFLLIYVFIDLFRMNSTLLKNISNFIALILSILFAFFLHRAWTWRDCVFEKGYKLLKQLILFYSSNTLAIVIRTVSFAFFDYFFKLNYILNVAIGIGIASLLNYVVYDRAIFKR
- a CDS encoding nucleotide sugar dehydrogenase, which translates into the protein MSFKYDVCVIGGLGHVGLPLGLSFANKNIKTILYDINKDAINLVKNKVMPFMEQGAEEILKTTLDKTLFVTDDRDVIKDSKFIVIVIGTPVDEHLSPNFVLFRDFFSRFINLFSDNQHIILRSTVYPGTTERIIDYLRKSNLKTRVSFCPERIAQGYAIKEISTLPQIISSEDDSSFSEAEKLFKIITSEVIRLSFMEAELAKLFTNVYRYIKFSIANQFYQIATQNNLDFYKIYDAIVYNYPRAKDLPRAGFTAGPCLFKDTMQLAAFSKNNFFLGHAAMLVNEGLPYFLVEQLKQRISLENKVVGILGMAFKPDSDDKRESLSYKLKHILEFENCTLLCSDPFIKDPRFLSEDELIEKSDIIFIGCPHSKYNNLEIPDEKILIDPWDTMFKKDFKNKKQI